The window GTGCTTACGAGGAAATAGTCGAACCGGTACTTCACTGTGCCATTCGAGCAAGAGCCATAGACGTGGTGAAGGTACTCCTGGAACGGGGCGCTAGCGTTGTCGAAAAGAATCATCTTGGAGAGACACCCCTTCATGTTGCTTGCTTCGTCCAATCGATACCCTGCGTCGAGCTATTGCTAACTGTACCAGGTAGTAACATTAATGCCGTAGATCGTACGCATAGAACGCCATTACATTTTGCCGTTATGAGTACAGATTCTTCGGCAGTGTTGGTCGAACTTTTATTGAAGCACGGTGCCTTGGTCAATGCGGCGGATCGAACGGGCTTCACACCTCTTCATATAGCCGCTTTGAACGAACAGTCCCATTGCGTCGATACTTTGATTTGGGCCGGAGCTGACGTCAGTGCTACCACCAGTGCAGGCTTATCAGCTTTGAACAtcatattaagaaaaataccCGAGTCCTTGCAGGTCTTTCGAGAAAGACTCGACGCATCCATCAGACTTAGACGTCCTGTACCACATAACAGAGAATTCGAAATGAGATTACACTTTGACCTACTCTTTCCTAGCAACAATCAATGCGAAACCAGTTTCATCAATACTTTCGTACAAGAACGTCGAAAAGATCTGCTATCTCATCCATTGGTCATGGCTTTTCTTCATCTCAAATGGgagaagataagaaagttttatttaatgaGGATCTTCCTTTATGCCATGACTGTGATCTGTATGACTACTTATGTACTAACGGCACTCGCATACAAATGTTACAATCACGATGATTTTCCAAGTTCAAAGATCTGCAACAGTAAACGAATTTCAGGCTTTCTATTCAGAAGACCAGTCATTGAAATCGAATGGTACCTCTGTCTCGTACTGACCTGTGTCACCATACCCAGAAAGATATTTGGTTTTATGGTCTATAAATCAGTGAAACAATATTTCTCGAACATAGATAACGTCCTCGATGGTATAGTTATAGTAAGCGTTTTCGTAACGTCATTTGTTTACACAGGAAAGACGTACGATTGGCAAAATTATGTCGGTGCATTCGCCATACTTTGTGCCTGGACAAATCTGATGCTGATGGTTGGACAGTTACCTGCTTTTGGAACTTACGTTGCTATGTTCACCCACATACAATTTGAATTCGCAAAACTTTTATTGGCCTATTCTGGATTACTGATAGGATTCACTATTAGCTTTTGCGTTATTTTCGTTGGTGAACCAGCCTTTGGTAATCCTTTTACCGGACTTATCAAGGTGTTAGCAATGATGGCCGGCGAATTGGACTTTGAGGGTCTTATTAATCAAGCGGATCAAGTTGCCGACGGTCCTTTCGTGATTTATCATCCGCTATCTGTCTGTTCACAAATTCTCTTCACTCTCTTCATCGTTTTTGTAACGGTGATATTAATGAACTTATTAGTTGGCATCGCCGTACATGATATTAATGGTTTAAGGAATCACGCAGGACTTACCAAGTTGGTACGTCAAActaaattaattctatttactGAAATGGTACTGCATAATGCTTCTATACCATATACCTTTCGAAAATGGATGACCAATCATAAAATAGACGTTGAAAATCGCAAACACGTTCTCGTTGTAAAACCATTAAATCCTTTGGAGAAACGATTGCCTAAGGATATTTTAAAAGCTGCTTACGAGATTGCACAAAAGAACATGCCATATATCAATGATGACAATATTAGCCTTAGCGACCACGTAACCTGGATGAAACAACAAAGCGAAGAATCCTCCGAGTCTGGCTTGAGATTGGCTGTCGAAGAATTATCAGCAAGATTGAATGCAAATGAAGAAACTATAAAGTCGCTTAAAACACAATTATTACATACGAATGATATATTGGAGGATATTGTTAATCGTTTGGCGAAGGACAAGAGTATATGAGTTGGGCAAAGTGTACGTGAACatgaataaacaataatatctatataaatggatatatataaattacatatatatgtatatatatatatatatatatatatatatggattatTGTCACACCTATTTGCCTTTTAtc is drawn from Vespula pensylvanica isolate Volc-1 chromosome 10, ASM1446617v1, whole genome shotgun sequence and contains these coding sequences:
- the LOC122632185 gene encoding transient receptor potential channel pyrexia-like isoform X1; its protein translation is MDSLKPPSSINNNNNNNSNNNNNNNEGRRRLYSMSCLNDRPNGEDPLSVRLASTYRSARYGHVNDYCPEQIVVLEEDLTANSTNKHVEIDAGEPPPADESLFFDNLEALRNALRVDGSNIRSVFWSILGVTEIKLLLEMEKNGIVPPEISLSEHLKNLSYIWACHRGLSHLLPKLEELGADINYVEPCTGMNAILTASLSGNVSCLEHLIGKGVDVNCENPTNHYTSLHFAASGKSRETTVLLLDSGAKLNTCAYEEIVEPVLHCAIRARAIDVVKVLLERGASVVEKNHLGETPLHVACFVQSIPCVELLLTVPGSNINAVDRTHRTPLHFAVMSTDSSAVLVELLLKHGALVNAADRTGFTPLHIAALNEQSHCVDTLIWAGADVSATTSAGLSALNIILRKIPESLQVFRERLDASIRLRRPVPHNREFEMRLHFDLLFPSNNQCETSFINTFVQERRKDLLSHPLVMAFLHLKWEKIRKFYLMRIFLYAMTVICMTTYVLTALAYKCYNHDDFPSSKICNSKRISGFLFRRPVIEIEWYLCLVLTCVTIPRKIFGFMVYKSVKQYFSNIDNVLDGIVIVSVFVTSFVYTGKTYDWQNYVGAFAILCAWTNLMLMVGQLPAFGTYVAMFTHIQFEFAKLLLAYSGLLIGFTISFCVIFVGEPAFGNPFTGLIKVLAMMAGELDFEGLINQADQVADGPFVIYHPLSVCSQILFTLFIVFVTVILMNLLVGIAVHDINGLRNHAGLTKLVRQTKLILFTEMVLHNASIPYTFRKWMTNHKIDVENRKHVLVVKPLNPLEKRLPKDILKAAYEIAQKNMPYINDDNISLSDHVTWMKQQSEESSESGLRLAVEELSARLNANEETIKSLKTQLLHTNDILEDIVNRLAKDKSI